The following are from one region of the Ornithorhynchus anatinus isolate Pmale09 chromosome 20, mOrnAna1.pri.v4, whole genome shotgun sequence genome:
- the EXPH5 gene encoding exophilin-5 isoform X2 — MYHLKSESAGSGFDPEGAEMREEGDLPPWETMDLEHELFRVLDDLDCKLAEEQTLSAGNIEPPFDHGAGTQFSHLFPRRNAAANFPGQYRSNYSEASNMSIYDLLRPAASREGFQTVSYRTKSLYDIYGTKDPGLSGGVGVAPNTLGSSSLCTESRRRTAFPVLGRFTACSLHLPSPTQTKSGFAPRIHQQNPKRTPLSSIVWNNSPRSGDFQKQGEHPKAEWPMEVGCSDEEAYPRWLQENGKYEFYRSKTVFRSGGPTAPRARTFSRQPLDNSENTPLYPWENKFSRSCPRRSFGSGSLRRFRGGPVPAASVEDRPFWPDSCPGSVPADGDSEMISNEANDWPSPETLRAVPPSRQWRACAGPAAANVSKSQMESRVREVGFQTDLSESWETLTSMQGRKEYRFTFSRNSESISHATTPVFPHLDFGKANVVTETHVPEADRDTESAVQSPLNGTGGLRGSTSESVSVTFPGVKVSEPDEPSSLGRRDLTKHLAPNRDSVTSLSVAQSQPSTSFTRVDIEKASKERGSEKVEVLDETSQESVTGATLQPIAPPVISATRPDFQNSLSRDPTSEPTDRFVFSAPTTAVSRRPIRVPARRDISKMYLTNRDKKNALKKEAEHGGGSKLDPGASSPSADENRTRISFPSPDRCDPQGAVIRHGDFRERNEENRPLESSGRPPAQSQEHILLSQAEGEQGNAFKSAAVCSTVRSDSRTDLTVLRLHPPGLSPHGFQGSLPPFSHHGSSLTPSVICGTEEKIQPTKSSSVKNEEKTNSPSLGRCPFSPGKGKGRVRRRVSCIEQLSKPENVLTKEIFISSAPALHQTEPSSPEPITVYCTLPRKSPSFFFDTFLKSEKKRMPNSAREGPPPFRVQKDQEDPAEKLFFGQVDPRSTEAGNKCPDGFHPVPAPQSRGPNKTIACSVPARTGPPPFQVKRTVESCSEAHSLGRADQKNKTSVSITEADSSPSAGPVKATFHTQGNLPSIQDSSLPPVRGLNQEASLHTCSKSDSTMSTSHTAESEDEFSLTDEKHSSEPSEMSKMDTGSSLQKYKTTSTLTISGDEDNVKCLELVSIYYTLPRRQSKKICHLLQGYTENGDAPTETSPGIGHQRYEFSVDVAGAAVPTALGDEGVESPPQILTGTTSLDLKAAVSPAEKDTDSHSHCNETAAIWQLPSPEHSRPEKPSEQSLQGSATAFPLAVDTEVSLCKKESNSPRDCSVRAISEDSLNKTVGICFSFIPTSPQREDHFQTERAFTPSSSTAPIAEHPSEESPGTVEVRGDKGQQIFHSPPLDKVNHTFHPKGGFANSALKYATVTSTGWRKKYDKDINPKEISIPEAVAYFDCSPNLQPMTDDQKISNKKRSDSQSKAFPRSAASLAKSNPQPEGTDNNRQPDLANQQTEPKQSCRADRNNHGFPKEEGEQATDPKGKEARSTGDRGSPSRTVNRNKSNLVCPKDKNGELEKRKNRPSVKHKLEAMSKSRRKFSTKDISSRRHVASIFPRREDGTVTPDGSRDTPLPPNPISLVLETTKENQSQSPCSDEVSSLVPQTPDLDKNEPPAQNVSDSSRNSPTRGETQQDTASRSKRNTDKGDSVTDSPPNGGSSKKKITERSEKKETTFEKELETQARPILDNLTAVELADPQTRLSPSTSLPFDADAKYGRSSDSSWPESSLSPPSIKISWEWEPEPSLYRSKSLKNLSTPERKLGPNLQRSRERHFSEEASAGKAPSSMTLGNEFPIGSAYKRRFQSFSEVSCDENEKWAMCSQRTRTSGPRSVTYISRPIDYGIFGKEQQVAFLENVKRSLTEGRLWRPCFLKNPGFLKDDLNSSPHRDDSLSSASPGSQGSVDGLSPREPLNIYQDVTVDDSDADTDTTTDDEYYLDEIDKESEL, encoded by the exons ATGTACCACCTGAAAAGTGAATCCGCTGGCAGCGGGTTTGATCCCGAAGGAGCCGAAATGAGAGAGGAAGGTGACCTGCCTCCGTGGGAAACCATGGACCTGGAGCATGAGCTTTTTCGTG TTTTAGATGATTTGGACTGCAAGCTGGCCGAAGAACAAACTCTGAGCGCGGGGAATATCGAGCCTCCTTTCGATCATGGGGCAGGAACCCAGTTTAGTCATTTATTCCCTAGGCGGAACGCAGCCGCCAATTTCCCGGGACAGTACAGGAGTAACTACAGTGAGGCTTCTAATATGTCCATCTACGATCTCTTAAGGCCAGCGGCTTCCCGAGAAGGTTTTCAAACTGTCTCCTACAGGACAAAGTCACTTTACGATATATATGGGACGAAGGACCCCGGCCTCTCCGGAGGAGTCGGTGTGGCCCCCAACACCTTGGGCAGCTCTTCTCTGTGTACTGAATCTAGACGGCGAACCGCCTTTCCTGTTTTGGGACGTTTCACGGCCTGCAGCTTGCACCTTCCGTCTCCAACTCAGACGAAGAGCGGATTCGCACCCCGAATCCACCAGCAGAATCCAAAGAGGACCCCGTTGTCCTCTATCGTCTGGAACAATTCCCCTCGTTCCGGAGACTTCCAGAAGCAGGGAGAGCATCCGAAGGCGGAGTGGCCAATGGAAGTCGGTTGCTCGGACGAGGAAGCGTATCCCCGCTGGCTTCAGGAGAACGGGAAGTATGAATTTTACCGCTCAAAGACGGTCTTCAGGAGCGGAGGACCAACCGCCCCCAGGGCTCGAACATTCAGCCGTCAGCCCTTAGATAATTCTGAGAACACGCCACTCTATCCCTGGGAAAACAAGTTCTCTAGGTCTTGCCCCAGACGCTCCTTTGGGTCGGGCAGTCTCCGAAGGTTCAGAGGGGGCCCTGTTCCTGCAGCCTCAGTGGAAGACCGTCCTTTCTGGCCCGACTCTTGTCCCGGCAGCGTTCCGGCCGACGGAGACTCTGAAATGATTTCAAATGAGGCGAACGACTGGCCCTCTCCGGAGACTCTCAGAGCGGTCCCACCTTCCCGGCAGTGGAGGGCCTGTGCTGGGCCAGCGGCGGCCAATGTTTCTAAAAGCCAGATGGAGTCCCGAGTTCGAGAGGTGGGTTTTCAGACGGACCTGTCGGAGAGCTGGGAGACCCTAACGTCCATGCAGGGGAGGAAGGAATACCggttcaccttctccaggaattcTGAGTCCATCTCTCACGCTACCACACCCGTTTTCCCCCATCTGGATTTCGGGAAAGCGAATGTAGTCACAGAAACTCACGTCCCGGAAGCCGATCGGGATACGGAGTCAGCGGTCCAGAGCCCCCTAAATGGCACGGGAGGTCTTCGGGGCTCGACTTCTGAGAGCGTTTCGGTTACCTTCCCGGGCGTTAAAGTGAGTGAGCCTGATGAACCCTCCTCCCTTGGTAGAAGAGATCTCACAAAACACCTCGCTCCCAACAGGGATTCTGTCACTTCGCTGTCTGTTGCTCAAAGCCAACCAAGCACGTCGTTCACACGGGTGGACATCGAGAAAGCCTCTAAGGAACGCGGTTCCGAAAAGGTGGAGGTGCTAGATGAGACGAGCCAGGAAAGCGTGACGGGTGCAACGTTACAACCCATTGCTCCCCCGGTGATCTCTGCCACTCGCCCAGATTTCCAGAATTCTCTCTCCAGAGACCCTACCAGCGAGCCAACAGACAGATTCGTTTTCAGTGCACCTACCACTGCAGTTTCAAGAAGGCCAATCAGAGTCCCCGCCAGGAGAGACATTTCAAAAATGTACCTCACCAACAGAGATAAAAAAAATGCACTTAAAAAAGAGGCCGAACACGGCGGGGGCAGCAAACTCGATCCTGGAGCTTCCTCTCCCTCGGCTGATGAAAACAGAACTCGGATATCTTTTCCCTCCCCAGATCGATGTGACCCACAGGGTGCAGTAATACGTcatggagattttagggaaagaaatgaggagaACAGGCCATTAGAATCTTCTGGAAGACCACCCGCCCAATCTCAGGAGCACATTTTACTTTCACAAGCGGAGGGTGAACAAGGTAATGCATTTAAAAGCGCCGCTGTTTGTTCTACCGTCCGTAGCGATTCCCGCACAGACCTTACTGTCCTACGACTCCATCCTCCAGGACTGTCACCTCATGGCTTTCAAGGTTCTTTGCCACCTTTTTCTCATCATGGCTCCTCCCTTACTCCATCCGTAATTTGCGGCACAGAAGAGAAAATACAGCCAACGAAGAGCTCTTCagtaaaaaatgaagaaaaaaccaACTCTCCGAGTCTGGGCCGGTGTCCTTTCAGtccgggaaaagggaaggggagagtaaGGCGCCGCGTATCTTGTATTGAACAATTAAGCAAGCCAGAAAACGTCTTGACAAAGGAAATTTTCATCAGTTCTGCCCCTGCTCTTCATCAAactgaacccagttctcctgagcCTATCACAGTGTATTGCACCTTACCAAGAAAGTCGCCCAGTTTCTTTTTTGACACTTTTCTAAAATCGGAAAAAAAGAGGATGCCCAACTCAGCCAGAGAAGGGCCCCCTCCATTCCGAGTCCAAAAGGATCAAGAGGATCCCGCAGAGAAACTCTTTTTCGGTCAAGTGGATCCCCGTTCCACCGAGGCAGGAAATAAATGCCCTGATGGTTTCCATCCAGTCCCTGCTCCCCAGAGTAGAGGCCCTAATAAGACAATTGCATGTTCTGTTCCTGCTAGAACAGGACCACCTCCATTCCAAGTCAAAAGGACCGTGGAAAGTTGCTCGGAGGCACATTCATTAGGTAGAGCCGATCAAAAAAACAAGACTTCTGTTTCCATAACAGAAGCAGATTCTTCTCCATCAGCTGGGCCAGTTAAAGCCACTTTTCACACGCAGGGAAATCTCCCATCGATCCAGGATTCCTCTCTACCTCCAGTCAGAGGTCTTAACCAAGAAGCGAGTCTTCATACCTGTTCCAAAAGTGACAGTACAATGTCTACATCCCACACAGCTGAATCGGAAGATGAATTTTCACTCACAGATGAAAAGCACTCCTCTGAACCCTCAGAAATGTCCAAGATGGACACCGGAAGTAGCCTGCAGAAATATAAGACCACGAGCACGCTTACTATTTCAGGGGATGAAGATAATGTCAAATGTCTTGAGCTGGTTTCAATTTATTACACTTTACCACGGAGGCAGTCCAAAAAAAtttgtcacctcctccagggttaCACAGAAAATGGCGATGCACCCACCGAAACGTCCCCCGGGATCGGTCACCAAAGATATGAATTTTCTGTCGATGTAGCGGGTGCAGCTGTCCCTACTGCTTTAGGAGACGAAGGCGTTgaatcccctcctcaaatcctaacaGGAACTACTTCTTTGGATCTAAAGGCTGCAGTTAGCCCTGCTGAAAAGGACACCGATTCCCATTCTCACTGTAATGAAACAGCGGCTATTTGGCAATTACCAAGCCCTgaacattctaggccagagaagcCTTCAGAGCAATCATTGCAGGGATCTGCAACTGCATTTCCTCTCGCAGTTGACACTGAAGTTTCTCTTTGCAAAAAAGAATCTAACAGCCCAAGGGATTGTTCAGTTAGAGCAATCTCCGAGGATTCGCTTAACAAAACAGTCGGTATATGCTTTTCCTTCATTCCTACAAGTCCACAAAGAGAGGATCATTTCCAGACGGAAAGGGCGTTTACTCCTAGCTCATCAACAGCCCCTATTGCCGAACATCCTTCAGAAGAAAGCCCCGGAACCGTGGAAGTAAGAGGAGACAAAGGTCAGCAGATTTTTCACTCGCCTCCCTTAGATAAGGTGAACCACACTTTTCATCCGAAAGGAGGGTTCGCCAACTCCGCACTTAAATACGCCACCGTTACCTCTACCGGATGGAGAAAAAAATATGATAAGGACATTAACCCGAAAGAAATCTCAATACCCGAAGCGGTAGCCTACTTTGATTGTTCCCCTAATTTGCAGCCAATGACAGATGACCAAAAAATTTCCAATAAGAAGCGTTCAGATTCCCAGAGTAAAGCTTTTCCCCGCTCGGCAGCTTCTCTGGCTAAATCCAACCCTCAGCCCGAGGGGACAGATAACAATCGTCAGCCTGACTTAGCCAACCAACAGACTGAACCAAAGCAAAGTTGTCGGGCCGATCGAAACAACCATGGGTTCCCTAAAGAGGAAGGTGAACAGGCCACCGACCCTAAAGGTAAAGAGGCGAGAAGCACAGGTGATCGAGGCTCACCTTCCAGGacagtgaatagaaataaatccaaCTTGGTTTGTCCTAAAGACAAAAACGGTGAActagagaaaaggaaaaacagacCTTCAGTTAAACATAAACTGGAAGCTATGTCCAAGAGTCGCAGAAAATTTTCTACCAAAGATATAAGCTCCAGAAGGCACGTTGCTAGTATATTTCCAAGGCGTGAAGATGGTACAGTGACTCCTGACGGGTCACGGGACACCCCGCTTCCCCCTAATCCCATCTCACTGGTTCTGGAGACCACCAAAGAAAACCAGAGTCAAAGTCCATGTTCTGATGAAGTTTCTTCTCTTGTGCCCCAAACACCAGATTTGGATAAGAATGAGCCTCCTGCCCAGAATGTTTCCGATTCCAGCCGGAATTCTCCTACACGCGGAGAAACCCAGCAAGATACAGCCAGCCGTTCCAAAAGAAACACAGACAAAGGAGACAGCGTCACAGATTCTCCACCCAACGGGGGAAGCTCTAAAAAGAAAATAACTGAAAGAAGTGAGAAGAAAGAAACAACCTTCGAAAAAGAGCTCGAAACCCAGGCGCGGCCCATTCTTGACAACTTAACGGCAGTAGAGCTCGCTGATCCTCAGACCCGACTGAGCCCTTCGACCTCGCTACCGTTCGATGCCGATGCAAAATACGGAAGATCTTCCGATAGCAGCTGGCCAGAAAGCAGCCTCTCACCTCCAAGTATCAAGATCTCTTGGGAATGGGAGCCAGAGCCAAGTCTCTATCGTTCAAAGAGTTTAAAAAACCTAAGTACCCCTGAGAGAAAGCTAGGCCCAAATCTTCAGAGATCCCGCGAGCGCCATTTTTCTGAGGAGGCTTCTGCCGGCAAGGCCCCAAGCAGCATGACCCTCGGGAACGAATTCCCCATTGGCAGTGCGTACAAGAGAAGATTCCAGTCTTTTTCAGAGGTCTCCTGCGATGAAAATGAAAAGTGGGCGATGTGCAGCCAGAGAACCAGAACCAGCGGTCCTAGATCCGTGACGTATATCTCCAGGCCGATTGACTACGGGATTTTTGGGAAAGAACAGCAGGTGGCTTTTTTAGAGAACGTTAAGAGATCGCTCACGGAAGGAAGACTGTGGAGACCCTGCTTTCTCAAAAATCCGGGCTTCCTGAAAGATGATTTGAACAGTTCTCCCCACCGAGACGACTCCCTCAGCTCCGCTTCTCCCGGTAGCCAGGGGTCAGTGGATGGCTTGTCTCCGAGAGAACCCCTCAACATCTATCAAGATGTCACAGTGGATGATTCAGATGCTGACACTGACACGACGACGGACGACGAATATTATCTGGACGAAATCGATAAGGAGTCAGAACTGTGA